In Marinibacterium anthonyi, the DNA window GCGCAGCTGGTATTCGGCGCCCGGCCTGCAGGAACGGGTTGTCGAGGATATCCGCGACTTTGCCGATGCCAACGGGATTGCGCGCATCGCCATGCTGGGGTCGTCCATGGGCGGCTACGGCGCACTGTCCTTTGCCGAACGCGTGGGCGCACAGGCGGCCATGGGCATCGTGCCGCAGTTTTCGATGCACCCGCGGTTCAACGAACCGCGCTGGAGCGAACTGCGCCCCGGCATGGTGGAAAAGCGTCTGGGCACGCTGGGCAGCTACCTGACCGGCCAGACCCGCGCCTTTTGCCTGACCGGAGCAAAGGACCGTCACGACCGGCGGCATTACAACATGATCACGCGGCGCTGCCCGGTCCAAGGCTACCTGCTGAAGGACTGCGGGCACGATCTCGCTTTGCAATTGAAGACAATGGGGCATCTGCCGCGGCTTGTCGCGGCGATGATCGCCGGGGAAGATGAAGTCTTCGACACGATTCTCTCGCCGCTGGTGCAGCGAGAGACGGCAGCTTCGGCCGCCGGAAGCGGAGAAGACTGACATGAATTCGTCCTTCAATACGGCGACGCCCGCCGCCCGGCCCGAAGCCGACCTGCGCATCGTCCTGGAAGACGACGCGCTGCGGGTCAGCCATTACCGGGGCGACACCGATGTCGCCGTGGTGGCGTTCACCGGCATCGGCCACGGCATGGGCGCGATCCAGCAGGACGAATTCGTCGGATCCGCGTTGGGGGCCGAACGCAACCACGTGATTTCCGTCATCGACAAGAACCGCAGCTGGTATTCCGCGCCGGGCATCCAGAAACGGATCGTCGAGACGCTTGAGCAGCTAAAGACCGAACTTGGCGTGCGGCGGGTGGTCTGCCTGGGCAATTCCATGGGCGGCTTCGGCGCGCTTCTTTTTGCCGAACGGATCGGCGCCGACACTGCCGCCGCCTTCGTGCCGCAATACACCATGCGCCTGGAATTCGGCGAACGCCGCTGGGACAATTTCCGCGACGCGATGGTCAACGACAATCTCGATACGCTGGCCAAGCACCTGACCGGAAAGACGCGCGCCTATGCCGTCTTTGGCGCCGACGACCTGCGCGACCGGATGCACGTGCAGCGCCTGAAGGACAATTGCATCGCCCGCGTCCACGAGGTGGCCGGCTGTGATCACAATACACTGACCCAGGTTCTCAAGCGCCAGGGTGTTCTTTCTCCGCTCATTGCCGCGATGATCGCCGGCGATGACGCACAGGTGGCGCGCCTTCTTGCGCCGTTTTCCGTCAACCCGGGCCAAGGTCCGGCCTGAAAAGGAGCTACTGTCATGTCGCATGAAATGGACAACTGGGCGGAAGCCGAACGCACCAAGCGCCGCTGGCTGGCCGAGCACGGGATGTATTCCGAATCCGACGAAAAGGCCAATTGCGGGGTCGGGCTTGTCGTGTCGATCGACGGGCAGAAAAGCCGCAAGGTGGTGGCCGCCGGGATCAATGCGCTGAAGGCGATCTGGCACCGCGGTGCCGTGGACGCCGACGGCAAGACCGGCGACGGCGCCGGGATCCATGTGCAGATCCCCGTCCCGTTCTTCCACGACCAGATCAAGCGTACCGGTCACAATCCCCGCAAGAACGAGATGATGGCCGTCGGCCAGGTGTTCCTGCCGCGCACCGATTTCGGCGCGCAGGAACGTTGCCGGACGATCGTGGAAACGGAAGTCCTGCGGAAGGGCTACTATATCTATGGCTGGCGCCACGTGCCGGTGGATATTTCGGTGCTGGGCGAAAAGGCCAATGCGACCCGCCCCGAGATCGAACAGATCATCATCTCGAACTCCAAGGGCGTGGACGAGGAACGGTTCGAACGTGAACTGTACGTCATCCGCCGCCGGATCGAAAAGGCCGCGGCCGCCGAAGGCATCCACGGTCTGTACCTGGCGTCGCTGTCGTGCCGGTCGATCATCTACAAGGGCATGATGCTGGCCGAACAGGTCGCCGAATTCTATCCCGACCTGAAGGACGAGCGGTTCGAATCCGCCTTTGCCATCTACCACCAGCGCTATTCCACCAACACCTTCCCCGAATGGTGGCTGGCCCAGCCGTTCCGCATGCTGGCCCACAACGGCGAGATCAACACGCTGAAGGGCAACACCAACTGGATGAAAAGCCACGAGATCCGGATGGCGTCGTCCGCCTTCGGCGAGATGGCGGATGACATCAAGCCGATCATCGCGGGCGGGTCTTCGGATTCCGCCGCGCTGGACGCGGTGTTCGAGGTGCTGGTGCGCGCCGGCCGGTCCGCGCCGATGGCCAAGACGATGCTGGTGCCGGAAAGCTGGTCCAAGCAGGCGGTCGAACTGCCCGAAGCCTGGCGCGACATGTATTCCTACTGCAACTCGGTGATGGAACCCTGGGATGGCCCCGCCGCCCTGGCCATGACCGATGGCCGCTGGGTCTGCGCCGGTCTTGACCGCAACGGGCTGCGGCCGATGCGCTACGTGGTGACGGGCGATGGCCTGGTCATCGCGGGCTCCGAAGCCGGGATGGTCCCGGTGAACGAGGCCAAGGTCGTCGAGAAGGGTGCCCTGGGTCCGGGGCAGATGCTGGCCGTCGACATGGTCGAAGGCAAGCTGTTCCACGACACCGAGATCAAGGACAAGCTGGCCGCGTCCCAGCCGTTCGGCGAATGGGTCGGCAAGATCAACGACGCCGACGAGGTGCTGGCCAAGGTCGACGAAACGCCGATGTTCGAAGGCGCCGACCTGCGCAAGCGCCAGATCGCGTCCGGCTACACGATCGAGGAAATCGAACAGCTGCTGGCGCCGATGGCCGAGGACGGCAAGGAAGCGCTGGCGTCCATGGGCGACGACACGCCGTCGGCCGTGCTGTCCAAGCAATACCGCCCGCTCAGCCATTTCTTCCGGCAGAACTTCTCCCAGGTGACCAACCCGCCGATCGACTCCTTGCGCGAATTCCGCGTGATGAGCCTTAAGACCAGGTTCGGCAACCTCAAGAACGTGCTGGACGAAGACAGCTCCCAGACCGAGATCATCGTGCTGGAAAGCCCCTTTGTCGGCAACGCCCAGTGGGACCAGCTGACCGAGGAATTCAACGCCCAGCTGGTCGAGATCGACTGTACCTTCGCGCCGGGGTCCCGCGCGCTGAGCGAGGGTCTGGACCGGATTCGGGCCGAGGCCGAGGATGCCGTGCGTTCGGGCGCCGGCCACCTGGTGCTGACCGATCAGCACACGTCCGAAGGCCGCGTGGCCATGCCGATGATCCTGGCGACGTCGGCGGTGCATTCGCACCTGACGCGCAAGGGTCTGCGGACCTTCTGTTCGCTGAACGTGCGGTCGGCCGAATGCATCGATCCGCATTACTTCGCGGTGCTGATCGCCTGCGGCGCGACGATCGTGAACCCCTACCTGGCCGAAGACACCCTGGCCGACCGCATCAAGCGCGGCCTTTACGAAGGTACGCTGAACGAAGCGGTGGCCAAGTATCGGGAAGCCATCGACCAGGGCATGCTGAAGATCATGGCCAAGATGGGGATCTCGGTGATTTCGTCCTATCGCGGTGGTCTGAACTTCGAGGCTGTCGGGCTGAGCCGCGCCATGTGCGCCGAATACTTCCCCGGCATGCTGTCGCGGATTTCCGGCATCGGGGTCAGCGGCATCCAGCGCAAGGCCGAGGAGATCCACGCCAGGGGCTGGACCAGCGGGCTGGACGTTCTGCCCATCGGCGGCTTCTACAAGGCGCGGAAATCGGGTGAAACCCACGCCTGGGAAGCCACGTCGATGCACATGCTGCAGATGGCGTGCAACCAGGCGTCCTTCGAGATCTGGAAGCAGTATTCGGCCAAGATGCAGGCGAACCCGCCGATCCACCTGCGCGACCTGCTGGACTTCAAGCCGCTGGGCGAACCCGTGCCGCTGGAAGAGGTGGAAAGCATCACCGCGATCCGCAAGCGGTTCGTGACGCCGGGCATGTCGCTGGGCGCGCTGTCGCCCGAGGCGCACAAGACGCTGAACATCGCCATGAACCGCATCGGTGCGAAATCCGACAGCGGCGAGGGTGGCGAGGATCCGGCGCATTTCGTGCCCGAACCCAACGGCGACAACCCGTCGGCCAAGATCAAGCAGGTGGCATCCGGGCGTTTTGGCGTGACGGCGGAATACCTGAACCATTGCGAAGAGCTTGAGATCAAGGTGGCCCAGGGCGCCAAGCCCGGCGAGGGCGGCCAGCTGCCGGGCATGAAGGTGACCGACCTGATCGCGCGGCTGCGGCATTCGACCAAGGGCGTGACCCTGATCTCGCCGCCGCCGCACCACGACATCTATTCGATCGAAGACCTTGCCCAGCTGATCTACGACCTCAAGCAGATCAACCCGCGATGCAAGGTGACGGTGAAGCTGGTGGCGTCGTCGGGCGTGGGGACCATCGCGGCGGGCGTCGCGAAGGCCAAGGCCGACATCATCCTGATCTCGGGCCACAACGGCGGCACCGGGGCGTCGCCCGCGACGTCGATCAAGTACGCCGGCCTGCCGTGGGAAATGGGCCTGACCGAAGCGCACCAGGTGCTGGCGATGAACCACCTGCGCGACCGGGTGACTTTGCGCACCGACGGCGGTCTGCGCACGGGCCGTGACATCGTCATGGCCGCGATGATGGGGGCCGAGGAATACGGCATCGGGACAGCGGCACTGATCGCCATGGGCTGCATCATGGTCCGCCAGTGCCAGTCGAACACCTGCCCGGTGGGCGTCTGCACCCAGGATCCGGCGCTGCGTGAGAAGTTCACCGGCAACGCGGACAAGGTGGTGAACCTGATCACCTTCTACGCCCAGGAAGTGCGGGAAATCCTTGCCCGTCTCGGCGCGCGGTCGCTGGACGACGTGATCGGCCGGGCCGACCTGCTGAACCAGGTCAGCCGTGGCTCGGCTCACCTTGACGATCTGGACCTGAACCCGCTGCTGATCACCGTCGATGGCGCGGACAAGATCGTCTACGACCGCAACAAGCCGCGCAACCCGGTGCCGGACACGCTGGACGCCCAGATCGTGCACGATGCCGCGCGGTTCCTGGAAGAAGGCGAGAAGATGCAGCTGTCCTATGCGGTGCAGAACACGCACCGTACGGTCGGCACGCGGACGTCCAGCCACATCGTCAAGAACTTCGGCATGCGCAACGCGTTCCAGCCGGACCACCTGCATGTGAAACTGCAGGGCTCGGCCGGCCAGTCGCTGGGCGCCTTCGCGGCGCCGGGGCTGAAGATCGAGGTGTCGGGCGATGCCAACGACTATGTGGGCAAGGGTCTGTCCGGCGGTCTGATCGTCGTGCGCCCGCCGCAGGTTTCGCCGCTGAAGGCGGACGAGAACACGATCATCGGCAACACGGTTCTGTATGGCGCGACCGACGGTTACCTGTTTGCCGCGGGCCGCGCGGGCGAACGGTTCGCGGTGCGGAACTCGGGCGCCAAGGTGGTGGTCGAAGGCTGCGGGTCGAACGGGTGTGAATACATGACCGGCGGCATCGCGGTGATCCTGGGCGAGATCGGGCCGAACTTTGGCGCCGGGATGACCGGCGGCATGGCGTACCTGTACGACCCCGAGGGCAAGGCCGAGACGATGCTGAACATGGACACGCTGGTCACCTGCCCGGTGACGGTGGACCATTGGGAAGCCGAACTGCACGGGCTGATCACCGGCCACGCGACCGAGACGTTCTCGCGCAAGGCCAAGGATATCCTGCAGCACTGGGAGCTTGAGAGGGCGAACTTCCTGCAGGTCTGCCCGAAAGAGATGCTGGTGCACCTGCCCGCACCGCTAAGCATCGAGGAACAGGCCATGCCGGCCGAATGACCGCAATTGGCCCGGGCGCGGATATCGCGGCCGGGCCGGACCCTGATGCGCCCCAACGGGGCGTTTCGCCCGGCGGCAAAAGCCGTTAGGTAGGGGACCCAAAGGCAGCGAATGGGGCCCGCGTGGCGAAACAGGCGTCGAAGAAACCCGGAAAAACCAGAAAGTCCAAGGCCACGGTCACCGAAACGCCGCTTGTGCGGCGAATCCGCCCGGGCCGCTGGCTGGTCCGCAACCTGATCCGCCTGGCCCTGGTCATCGCGGCCATCTTCGTCGTGCTGGTGTTCCTGTTTGCCGTCGTGAACCCGCCCGTCACCCATACGATGTGGGTCGAATACGGGCGCTACGGACCGTTGGAACGCGAATGGGTGCCGCTGGACGACATCGCGCCGGTGATGGCCCGGTCCGTCGTCGCGGCCGAGGACGCCAATTTCTGCCTGCACTGGGGGCTGGATGTCGACGCGATCAAGTCCGCCATGGAAGACGGCGGCACGCGCGGCGGTTCGACGATTTCGCAGCAGGTCAGCAAGAATGTCTTCCTGTGGCAGGGCCGATCCTATGTCCGCAAGGCGATGGAGACGATGATCACGTTGATGGTCGAACTGGTCTGGCCCAAGCGCCGCATTCTCGAGGTCTACCTGAACGTGGCCGAAACCGGGCCTGGCATCTTCGGGGTCGACGCCGCCGCACGCCACTATTTCGATGTCTCCGCCGCCGACCTGACCCCGATGCAGGCCGCGCGGATCGCCGCCGTGCTTCCGTCGCCCCGCACGCGGAATCCCGCCAATCTGTCGCCCGGACAACGCCGAAGGGCGGTTTCGATCGCCGATGGGGCGGCGACAATCGCCGTCGATGGCCGCGCCGCCTGTTTCGAGGATTGAAGTCCGCTACCGCTCGGCGTTACAAACAGGTCATTCCCCTTTGACAAAGTCCCCAATGGCCCGCCTTTTCCACGTTCCGCTGTCGCCCTTCTGCCGCAAGGTCCGCCTGTCTCTCGCCGAGAAGAAGATCGAGGTCGAACTGGTCGAGGAACGCTATTGGGAGAAGGACGCGGACTTCCTGCGGCGCAACCCGGCGGCCAAGGTCCCGGTGCTGAAGCTGGACAACAAGCTGATGGCCGAAAGCGCCGCCATCTGCGAATACCTTGAGGAAACGCGCCCGGAACAGCCGCTGCTGCCCAAGGATGCCGAGGGCCGGTACGAGGTGCGCCGCCTGATCGGCTGGTTCGACGACAAGTTCCACAACGAAGTGACGTCGAAGCTGCTGTACGAACGGGTCAACAAGAAGGTCATGGGGCAGGGCTTTCCCGACAGCCGCAACGTCAAGGACGGGGCCAAGGCGATCAAGTATCACCTGGACTACATGACCTGGCTGCTGGACCACCGCCGCTGGCTGGCCGGCGATATCATGACGCTGGCCGATTTCGCCGCCGCCGCCCATCTGTCGTCGCTTGATTACATCTCGGACGTGGATTGGAACCGGTCGGCCGTGGTCAAGGACTGGTACGCCAAGATCAAGTCGCGCCCGGCCTTCCGGTCGATCCTTGCAGACCAGATCCCGGGTTTCCCGCCGCCGCCCCACTACGCTGACCTGGACTTCTGAGACTGATTCGGTCCCGACCGATGCTGCGGTCGTTGAATGAAAATTGCGGAAAAATTGATCCATAGCCGGTAAAGGACCGGTTTCGGGATAAAAAAGTTCAACGCCGTGCGTACGCGCCTTGGCGGTTGGCGCGCCGCGTGCGGACAGACCGGAAACCCTTAGTCCAGCGTTGTTTCTATGAGGTCTACGATCTCGGGACTTTCCGGTGGGGTGTTCGACCGCCATGTGCCCATGATTTCTCCGTCCGGGCCAATGAGAATCTTGTTGAAATTCCATTGCGGCACAAACGATATCCGGTCCTTTACGGACTTGAAAAACGGATGAGCTCGGTTACCCTTAACATGAGTAATATCTGTCATTGGTAAATCCAATCCGAAGGTGATCATGCAAAAGTCCTTAACGTCCGCGGCAGAGTTCAGCTCTTGATTGAAGTCGTCCGAGGGAATGGCAAGCACGATCAATCCCTTGTTGCGGTAGCGATCGTACAGGGACTGCATGCCTTCGTATTGGTAAGTGTATCCGCATTGAGAGGCGGTGTTGACCACCAGAACCGGTTGTCCGCGCCAGTCTTCCAGCGCAAGCGTGCCTCCGTCGATCGACGGGAATGTCCCTGTCAACCCATCGGCAAAGGCCGTCCGGGCACAGAGCACGAGTAGCAAGAGCAGAAGGCGCATGTTGATTAACCATCTTGGCGAGGTAGGTCGCATCCGTTCACCTTGAGGAAAATAGGGCTTGGAAGTTCCTGGACCAGCCCCACATTAAGTCGTCATACACGTTAGAAAGGAATTCCCATGGCGCGATATACCATATCCGACGAAGCTCTCGCCGCGCTGACCGAGGAGGAATTCTATGTCACGCAGCAAAGCGGAACCGAACGCCCCGGAACCGGCAAGTACCTGGCCAACAAGGAGCCGGGCATCTATGTCGACGTGGTGTCCGGCGAGCCGCTGTTCGCATCCGCGGCGAAATACGAATCCGGGTGTGGCTGGCCCAGTTTCGTGAAACCGATCGAGCCCATGAATGTCGTGGAAAAGACCGACCGCACACACGGCATGGTCCGCACCGAAGTCCGCTCGAAACACGGCGACAGCCATCTTGGCCATGTCTTTCCGGACGGACCAAGGGATCGGGGCGGTCTGAGGTATTGCATCAATTCTGCGGCGCTGCGTTTCGTTCATCGGGACGAAATGGAAAGCAGAGGTTATGGTGACTACATTCAATTTGTGGAGGATTTGTCATGACCAAACGCGAACGCGCCGTATTGGCAGGTGGTTGTTTCTGGGGGATGCAGGACCTGATCCGCAAGCTTCCCGGCATCCAGACCACCCGCGTGGGCTATACCGGAGGTGACGTTCCCAACGCCACCTACCGCAATCATGGCACCCATGCCGAAGCCATCGAGATCTGGTTCGATCCCGACGTGATCAGTTATCGCGATCTGCTGGAATTCTTCTTCCAGATCCACGACCCGACGACGATCAACCGCCAGGGCAACGACATGGGTCTCAGCTATCGCTCTGGAATCTATTTCGAATCCGAGGATCAGCGCCAGGTGGCCCTGGATACGATCATGGACGTGAACAAGTCCGGGCTGTGGCCGGCCCGCGTCGTGACCGAGGTCAACCCGGTCGGCGATTTCTGGGAAGCCGAACCCGAACATCAGGATTACCTGAAGCGGTTCCCGAATGGCTACACCTGCCATTTCCCGCGCGCGGGCTGGGTTCTGCCCCGCCGAAAAGCCGCAGAATGACAGCGGAATGATCAGGGTCCGAGGCGCGTGCAAGCCCAGCGTGCCGCCTCGGCGACAGTATCGTCAGAGTCGGATCTGAGTCCTGCCGCCACGGGCATCAGCCGCGCGTCCTTCGAATTTCCGATGGCATAGAGCACGTTTCGCACGAAACGATCCCGCCCGATCCGCTTGATCGGCGATCCCGAGAACCGCGCGCGGAACCCGGCGTCGTCCAGGCGGGCCAGTTCTTCCAAAGGGGCGGTGGCGTCGCCCATGTAGCGCAGATCCGATGCTGCCCTGGCGAACTTGTTCCAGGGGCAGATCGCCAGGCAATCGTCGCAGCCATAGATCCGGTTGCCCAGCAGCGGCCGCAGGTCTTCGTCGACCGGACCCTTGTGTTCGATCGTCAGGTAGGAAATGCAGCGCCGCGCATCCAGCCGGTAAGGTTCCGGAAAGGCGTTCGTCGGACAGATGTCCTGGCACAGCCGGCACGACCCGCAGTGATCCACCTCGGCCGGGTCCGCCGGCAGGTCCAGCGTGGTGAAAATCGCCCCCAGGAAGCACCAGTTGCCCCAGTCGCGGCTGACCAGGTTGGTGTGCTTGCCCTGCCACCCCAGCCCCGCCGCCTGCCCCAGCGCCTTTTCCGGCACCGGCGCGGTATCGACAAAGACCTTGATCGCGGGATCCGATCCCGCCGCGTCGATCAGCCAGCGGCCCAGCCGTTTCAACCGTTTCTTGACGATGTCGTGGTAATCCCGCCCCCGCGCATAGGCCGAAACCACCCCGCGGTCGTGCTGCTCCAGCAGCGGCAGGGGATCGGACTCCGGCGCATAGCTTTCCGCCAGCATGATCACCGACCGCGCCTCGGGCCAAAGCGCGGCAGGATCCGCGCGCCAATGCACCCGGTCTTCCAGCCACCCCATCTGCCCGTGATACCCCGCGTCCAGGAACGCCCGCAGCCGGTCCGCCACTTCGGGCACCGCGTCGGGCCGACAGATGCGCATGGCGACGAACCCTTCGTCCAGGGCGCGGGTGTTCAGACGGTCTTTCAGCGCGGCGAGGTCCATATCGCTCCTTAACTGTCTTCGCGATCGCTGCCAAACATGCAGGACCTATACATCGCCAAAGGACCTCCTCCATGTCCCAGTCCCCGATCGTCCGGGCTTTCTTCGACCGCCCGACCGGCAGCCTGCAATACGTCTTCCACGATCCGGACACCCGCAAGGGCGCCATCGTCGATCCGGTCTGGAACTTCTTCCCCGAGGCCGGCGCCGTCACCACCCGATGCGCGGACAAGATCCTGGCCTATGTCGCGCAGGAATCGATCCAGGTCGACTGGATCCTCGACACCCATCCCCATGCCGACCACTTCAGCGCGGCGGTCTACCTGTCAGAGCAGTTGGGCGGCGTACCGCGCGCCATCGGGGAAAAGGTGACGGGGGTGCAGAAGCTGTGGCAGGGCCTGTATCACCTGCCGGACCTGAAGACGGACGGCAGCCAGTGGGACAGGCTGTTCGCCGATGGCGACAGTTTCATGCTCGGCAATATCGAGGTGAAGGTGATGTTCTCGCCCGGTCACACGCTGGCGTCGATCACCTACGTGGCCGGCGACGCCGCCTTCGTGCATGACACGCTGATGATGCCCGAAAGCGGCACCTCCCGGGCCGATTTCCCCGGTGGCAGCGCGGCCGAGCTTTGGCAATCGCTGCAAGCCATCCTAGCCCTGCCGACCCACACACGCCTTTACATCGGCCACGATTACCCCGCCGCCGGGGCCCAGCCGACCTATATGGCGACCGTCGCCGAACACCGCCTGCGCAACACGCACGTCAAGGACGGCATCTCGCGCGAAGAATTCATCGCCACGCGCGACGCCCGCGACGCCACGCTGAAACTCCCCGACCGCATGCTCGCCGCGCTCCAGGTCAACATCCGCGGCGGCCGCCTGCCCGAGCCCGAAGAAGACGGCACCAGTTACCTGAAACTCCCCATCGGCCGCTTTGCCCCCCGCTGACGCGCGCCGCCCCTGTCTTCTTCTTGGCTCAAATACCTCGGGGGAATCCTCGGCACGAGGATGGGGGCAGCGCCCCCGATTACCCCTTCGCCTGCCGCGCCAACTGCACGGCAAGGATCCCTGCGGTGATGATCGCCACCCCCACCAGGTCCATCGCCGTCATTCGTTCCCCCAGCAGCAGCCAGGCCACCGCGACGCCGAAAACCGGGTTCAGGAAATGGAACGTCGCCGCCCGGACCGCGCCGATCCGGTCCAGCAGCAGCACCCAGACAAAGGTGGCCAGCAACCCGGGCACCAGCGTGGTGTAAACGAAGGCCGCCAGCAGCTTCCAGCTCGGTTCGACCCGCGGGGTTTCGACCGCCAGCGCCACGACGGCCAGCACCGCGGCGCCGATCAGCATCTGCAGGCCGACGATCATCATGAAATTCCCGCCCGATGTCGCGCCGCGGATGGCCAGCGTCGCGAAGGTCAGCGCCAGCGCGCCGCCCAGGCACAGCAGGATGCCGATCACATCCGTCCCGCCCGAGATCCGCGCGCCCATGATCACCGCCACGCCGACA includes these proteins:
- a CDS encoding Alpha/beta hydrolase family protein produces the protein MSVIQDQQNRTRAGHVAKGPLRVDSDLLLTHYPGQTDTLVVTFNSAGHGLWTDQPDEFIGMARGADGHHVIAVSDLRRSWYSAPGLQERVVEDIRDFADANGIARIAMLGSSMGGYGALSFAERVGAQAAMGIVPQFSMHPRFNEPRWSELRPGMVEKRLGTLGSYLTGQTRAFCLTGAKDRHDRRHYNMITRRCPVQGYLLKDCGHDLALQLKTMGHLPRLVAAMIAGEDEVFDTILSPLVQRETAASAAGSGED
- the gltB gene encoding Glutamate synthase [NADPH] large chain precursor; translated protein: MSHEMDNWAEAERTKRRWLAEHGMYSESDEKANCGVGLVVSIDGQKSRKVVAAGINALKAIWHRGAVDADGKTGDGAGIHVQIPVPFFHDQIKRTGHNPRKNEMMAVGQVFLPRTDFGAQERCRTIVETEVLRKGYYIYGWRHVPVDISVLGEKANATRPEIEQIIISNSKGVDEERFERELYVIRRRIEKAAAAEGIHGLYLASLSCRSIIYKGMMLAEQVAEFYPDLKDERFESAFAIYHQRYSTNTFPEWWLAQPFRMLAHNGEINTLKGNTNWMKSHEIRMASSAFGEMADDIKPIIAGGSSDSAALDAVFEVLVRAGRSAPMAKTMLVPESWSKQAVELPEAWRDMYSYCNSVMEPWDGPAALAMTDGRWVCAGLDRNGLRPMRYVVTGDGLVIAGSEAGMVPVNEAKVVEKGALGPGQMLAVDMVEGKLFHDTEIKDKLAASQPFGEWVGKINDADEVLAKVDETPMFEGADLRKRQIASGYTIEEIEQLLAPMAEDGKEALASMGDDTPSAVLSKQYRPLSHFFRQNFSQVTNPPIDSLREFRVMSLKTRFGNLKNVLDEDSSQTEIIVLESPFVGNAQWDQLTEEFNAQLVEIDCTFAPGSRALSEGLDRIRAEAEDAVRSGAGHLVLTDQHTSEGRVAMPMILATSAVHSHLTRKGLRTFCSLNVRSAECIDPHYFAVLIACGATIVNPYLAEDTLADRIKRGLYEGTLNEAVAKYREAIDQGMLKIMAKMGISVISSYRGGLNFEAVGLSRAMCAEYFPGMLSRISGIGVSGIQRKAEEIHARGWTSGLDVLPIGGFYKARKSGETHAWEATSMHMLQMACNQASFEIWKQYSAKMQANPPIHLRDLLDFKPLGEPVPLEEVESITAIRKRFVTPGMSLGALSPEAHKTLNIAMNRIGAKSDSGEGGEDPAHFVPEPNGDNPSAKIKQVASGRFGVTAEYLNHCEELEIKVAQGAKPGEGGQLPGMKVTDLIARLRHSTKGVTLISPPPHHDIYSIEDLAQLIYDLKQINPRCKVTVKLVASSGVGTIAAGVAKAKADIILISGHNGGTGASPATSIKYAGLPWEMGLTEAHQVLAMNHLRDRVTLRTDGGLRTGRDIVMAAMMGAEEYGIGTAALIAMGCIMVRQCQSNTCPVGVCTQDPALREKFTGNADKVVNLITFYAQEVREILARLGARSLDDVIGRADLLNQVSRGSAHLDDLDLNPLLITVDGADKIVYDRNKPRNPVPDTLDAQIVHDAARFLEEGEKMQLSYAVQNTHRTVGTRTSSHIVKNFGMRNAFQPDHLHVKLQGSAGQSLGAFAAPGLKIEVSGDANDYVGKGLSGGLIVVRPPQVSPLKADENTIIGNTVLYGATDGYLFAAGRAGERFAVRNSGAKVVVEGCGSNGCEYMTGGIAVILGEIGPNFGAGMTGGMAYLYDPEGKAETMLNMDTLVTCPVTVDHWEAELHGLITGHATETFSRKAKDILQHWELERANFLQVCPKEMLVHLPAPLSIEEQAMPAE
- the pbpF_1 gene encoding Penicillin-binding protein F; the protein is MAKQASKKPGKTRKSKATVTETPLVRRIRPGRWLVRNLIRLALVIAAIFVVLVFLFAVVNPPVTHTMWVEYGRYGPLEREWVPLDDIAPVMARSVVAAEDANFCLHWGLDVDAIKSAMEDGGTRGGSTISQQVSKNVFLWQGRSYVRKAMETMITLMVELVWPKRRILEVYLNVAETGPGIFGVDAAARHYFDVSAADLTPMQAARIAAVLPSPRTRNPANLSPGQRRRAVSIADGAATIAVDGRAACFED
- a CDS encoding hypothetical protein (Stringent starvation protein A-like) translates to MARLFHVPLSPFCRKVRLSLAEKKIEVELVEERYWEKDADFLRRNPAAKVPVLKLDNKLMAESAAICEYLEETRPEQPLLPKDAEGRYEVRRLIGWFDDKFHNEVTSKLLYERVNKKVMGQGFPDSRNVKDGAKAIKYHLDYMTWLLDHRRWLAGDIMTLADFAAAAHLSSLDYISDVDWNRSAVVKDWYAKIKSRPAFRSILADQIPGFPPPPHYADLDF
- a CDS encoding hypothetical protein (Glutathione peroxidase-like), whose protein sequence is MRLLLLLLVLCARTAFADGLTGTFPSIDGGTLALEDWRGQPVLVVNTASQCGYTYQYEGMQSLYDRYRNKGLIVLAIPSDDFNQELNSAADVKDFCMITFGLDLPMTDITHVKGNRAHPFFKSVKDRISFVPQWNFNKILIGPDGEIMGTWRSNTPPESPEIVDLIETTLD
- the msrB gene encoding Peptide methionine sulfoxide reductase MsrB, which codes for MARYTISDEALAALTEEEFYVTQQSGTERPGTGKYLANKEPGIYVDVVSGEPLFASAAKYESGCGWPSFVKPIEPMNVVEKTDRTHGMVRTEVRSKHGDSHLGHVFPDGPRDRGGLRYCINSAALRFVHRDEMESRGYGDYIQFVEDLS
- the msrA3 gene encoding Peptide methionine sulfoxide reductase MsrA 3; translation: MTKRERAVLAGGCFWGMQDLIRKLPGIQTTRVGYTGGDVPNATYRNHGTHAEAIEIWFDPDVISYRDLLEFFFQIHDPTTINRQGNDMGLSYRSGIYFESEDQRQVALDTIMDVNKSGLWPARVVTEVNPVGDFWEAEPEHQDYLKRFPNGYTCHFPRAGWVLPRRKAAE
- the queG gene encoding Epoxyqueuosine reductase, producing the protein MDLAALKDRLNTRALDEGFVAMRICRPDAVPEVADRLRAFLDAGYHGQMGWLEDRVHWRADPAALWPEARSVIMLAESYAPESDPLPLLEQHDRGVVSAYARGRDYHDIVKKRLKRLGRWLIDAAGSDPAIKVFVDTAPVPEKALGQAAGLGWQGKHTNLVSRDWGNWCFLGAIFTTLDLPADPAEVDHCGSCRLCQDICPTNAFPEPYRLDARRCISYLTIEHKGPVDEDLRPLLGNRIYGCDDCLAICPWNKFARAASDLRYMGDATAPLEELARLDDAGFRARFSGSPIKRIGRDRFVRNVLYAIGNSKDARLMPVAAGLRSDSDDTVAEAARWACTRLGP
- the blh_5 gene encoding Beta-lactamase hydrolase-like protein; translated protein: MSQSPIVRAFFDRPTGSLQYVFHDPDTRKGAIVDPVWNFFPEAGAVTTRCADKILAYVAQESIQVDWILDTHPHADHFSAAVYLSEQLGGVPRAIGEKVTGVQKLWQGLYHLPDLKTDGSQWDRLFADGDSFMLGNIEVKVMFSPGHTLASITYVAGDAAFVHDTLMMPESGTSRADFPGGSAAELWQSLQAILALPTHTRLYIGHDYPAAGAQPTYMATVAEHRLRNTHVKDGISREEFIATRDARDATLKLPDRMLAALQVNIRGGRLPEPEEDGTSYLKLPIGRFAPR